Proteins from a genomic interval of Rosa chinensis cultivar Old Blush chromosome 2, RchiOBHm-V2, whole genome shotgun sequence:
- the LOC112184117 gene encoding CTP synthase-like, translating to MAFLRVIELFDLVQLDMDLGNYERFLEIKLTRDNNISTGMIYQLVPHITDAIQDWIKRVAHIHAVDGKSGPAEMSTMILYPIEFFSSDAEKFAEECPCCTGCRSGRIIWSATVPIYLIQRAKHFLLLLLKKG from the exons ATGGCTTTCTTGAGGGTAATAGAATTATTTGACTTAGTTCAG TTGGACATGGACCTTGGAAACTATGAGCGATTCCTAGAAATCAAGCTGACCCGTGATAATAATATTTCTACCGGAATGATTTACCAG CTTGTCCCTCACATCACAGATGCTATCCAAGACTGGATTAAGCGTGTAGCACATATACATGCAGTTGATGGAAAGTCAGGCCCTGCTGAG ATGTCTACAATGATCTTATATCCCATTGAGTTCTTTTCTAGTGATGCTGAGAAATTTGCAGAAGAATGTCCTTGCTGTACTGGTTGTAGATCGGGTCGCATCATTTG gtCTGCTACTGTGCCTATCTATCTCATTCAGAGGGCAAAACACTTCCTTTTATTACTGTTGAAGAAG GGTTGA
- the LOC112183492 gene encoding uncharacterized protein LOC112183492 produces MRRHLISSSYSPLFSLQISHLLRSSSSAKHFSTYYNSSRRDEEIRNVRVSVWWDFENCHLPATVKPFKVAGTITAAVRANGIKGPIQINAFGDMFQLSRLNQEALSSTGINLTHVPSGGKNSADRSLLADLLYWVSQNPPPAHLFLISGDRDFSSILHKLRMNNYNILLASPENAPGVLCSAASIMWPWHDLLMGENLTGRYFNQPPDGPYGSWYGHYKAPLEDPFAFTEQPAVSQAERLPEPGSDSKLQMIPTGSECKASPIPKAVMKQIRHILKLHPKGISSSELRAQLEKYNVSLERPYYGYKKFSCFLASMPDILRLKPVGYGNYMIHGVTPKSAESFKRNPGDSDKGHQLDCEDTSTSDTVSRKLSLPTSPEPKLKEPRQELQQPILLNNTFTSPVDGKSLSPPAPEKLTSIDEKSLSPHSPDHMKPFLGSIDEKGVGVAEAQETEPDLLPAVVQEFESDVGYFKRIWRNWFGSRADVSGTSHNNQEQKHTSGDGTEKEGHETLEKHCMNVDNSGKGTCEEKTSTSQLVDPVPPASSSSSHNESALDSKTATSSEVNADKSNPGFFNQMVNWCKFWRSNPSDQSCDRAKLMESHSQEHKLFSNSFWGDMESFMVTPKGSVIVSESRTREEMALNLQKEGPLVLRSLAKSDLLQLVDLLISEKKWVEECPSQMLPFKLAQREGETSLNHSHHSSRLSSIFLGRPSKDEMQRTPGHDGEEKCKNIPHTGVSLPFVKNPLSEESRNEILADCQKLVNEKLKEFPNGYSIGLFRKQFRDRYGYHLDLKMLGYEKLANLLETLDGVKVGSSFIFPLYKVPEVFDRETVPEIKKHTVSHPVVNSDNQFSGSRKEDDSVSPWDELGPVTNTTFNKNVMEVAPRRKDMGSAGFDYEPSVSEFSDSDGEASLGTALEGQGTGRVNKEESSLMQILDSWHSSKDNSKTVDNSQTSPSSGVGTNLGYYSRKSTPAKIYNFVSEVSVDDKNKKPSEPRMES; encoded by the exons ATGAGACGCCACCTCATCTCTTCCTCCTattctcctctcttctctcttcaaaTTTCCCACCTCTTGCGCTCTTCTTCATCAGCCAAGCATTTCAGCACTTACTACAATTCTTCAAGACGAGACGAGGAGATTCGGAACGTGAGGGTTTCGGTGTGGTGGGACTTCGAGAATTGCCATTTGCCGGCCACCGTCAAGCCCTTCAAGGTCGCCGGTACGATCACGGCGGCCGTCAGGGCCAATGGGATTAAGGGTCCTATTCAAATCAACGCTTTTGGGGACATGTTTCAGCTATCAAGACTCAACCAGGAGGCATTGTCTTCTACAGGGATTAATCTCACTCACGTTCCTAGCG GTGGAAAGAACAGTGCGGATAGGTCTCTCTTGGCAGATCTCTTGTACTGGGTGTCTCAAAATCCCCCACCAGCACATCTATTTTTAATTTCTGGTGATAGAGACTTTTCTAGCATTTTACACAAGTTAAGAATGAACAACTACAATATATTGCTAGCTAGTCCAGAAAATGCTCCTGGTGTCCTTTGTAGTGCTGCAAGTATCATGTGGCCTTGGCATGATCTGCTTATGGGTGAAAATCTCACAGGAAGGTATTTCAACCAACCACCTGATGGTCCCTATGGTTCTTGGTATGGCCATTACAAGGCGCCTCTTGAAGACCCATTCGCATTCACTGAACAGCCAGCAGTTTCCCAGGCTGAAAGGCTACCTGAACCTGGTTCTGATTCTAAACTTCAAATGATTCCTACTGGCTCAGAATGTAAGGCTTCTCCAATTCCTAAAGCTGTCATGAAGCAAATTCGCCATATATTGAAGTTACACCCTAAAGGAATCTCTAGTTCTGAACTTCGTGCACAGTTGGAAAAATATAATGTGAGCTTGGAAAGACCATACTATGGATATAAAAAGTTTTCCTGCTTTCTTGCATCAATGCCTGATATTTTGAGGCTCAAGCCAGTTGGTTATGGAAATTATATGATACACGGTGTCACCCCAAAATCAGCTGAGTCGTTCAAGCGGAATCCAGGTGATAGTGATAAAGGACACCAGTTGGATTGTGAGGACACATCTACTAGTGATACTGTGAGTAGAAAGTTATCATTACCTACATCTCCTGAACCAAAGTTGAAGGAGCCTCGTCAAGAATTGCAACAGCCCATTTTACTCAATAATACTTTTACTAGTCCTGTGGATGGGAAGTCACTGTCGCCTCCTGCCCCTGAGAAACTTACTTCCATTGATGAGAAGTCACTATCCCCTCATTCTCCTGACCATATGAAGCCTTTTCTAGGGTCCATTGATGAAAAAGGTGTCGGAGTAGCTGAAGCACAAGAAACTGAGCCTGATTTGCTTCCTGCAGTTGTACAAGAATTTGAGTCTGATGTTGGTTATTTTAAGAGGATTTGGAGAAATTGGTTTGGCAGTAGAGCTGACGTTTCAGGTACTAGTCAcaacaatcaagaacaaaaacacACTTCTGGAGATGGTACTGAGAAGGAAGGTCATGAAACTCTTGAGAAGCATTGTATGAATGTTGATAACTCTGGAAAGGGAACATGTGAGGAAAAGACATCTACGAGTCAGCTTGTTGATCCAGTACCTCCagcctcatcttcttcatcccatAATGAATCTGCCCTGGACAGTAAAACTGCAACAAGCTCTGAAGTGAATGCTGATAAATCAAATCCAGGGTTTTTTAACCAGATGGTAAATTGGtgtaaattttggagaagtaACCCGAGTGATCAATCCTGTGACAGAGCGAAGCTGATGGAATCTCACTCTCAAGAGCACAAGCTCTTCTCGAATTCTTTTTGGGGAGACATGGAATCTTTTATGGTCACGCCTAAAGGATCAGTTATTGTCTCTGAATCAAGGACCAG GGAAGAAATGGCTCTCAATCTTCAAAAGGAAGGGCCTTTGGTTCTTAGATCTCTCGCAAAGAGTGATCTCCTTCAGTTGGTAGATTTGTTAATATCAGAAAAGAAATGGGTGGAAGAATGCCCCTCCCAAATGTTGCCATTCAAACTTGCCCAACGTGAGGGAGAGACATCTTTGAATCATTCCCATCATTCAAGTAGGTTGAGTTCCATCTTTTTAGGAAGACCATCCAAAGATGAAATGCAGAGAACACCAGGACATGATGGAGAGGAAAAATGCAAGAATATTCCTCATACTGGAGTTTCACTACCTTTTGTCAAGAATCCTCTTTCAGAAGAGTCTAGAAATGAGATACTAGCTGACTGCCAGAAGCTTGTAAACGAGAAGTTAAAGGAGTTTCCAAATGGATATAGCATTGGATTATTCAGAAAACAATTCCGTGATAGATATGGGTACCACCTCGATTTGAAAATGCTTGGTTACGAAAAGTTGGCAAATCTACTAGAAACATTGGATGGAGTAAAAGTAGGGTCTTCTTTCATCTTTCCTCTTTATAAGGTTCCTGAAGTTTTTGATAGGGAGACTGTTCCTGAAATCAAGAAACATACGGTCAGTCATCCCGTGGTTAATTCAGATAATCAATTTTCTGGTTCAAGAAAGGAAGATGATAGTGTCTCACCGTGGGATGAGCTGGGCCCTGTTACCAACACTACATTTAATAAAAATGTTATGGAAGTAGCACCAAGGAGGAAAGATATGGGATCAGCAGGTTTTGATTATGAGCCATCCGTttcagaattttcagattcagaTGGAGAGGCATCGCTTGGAACTGCATTGGAAGGACAAGGCACGGGCAGAGTGAACAAGGAAGAGAGCTCTCTCATGCAAATCCTTGATTCGTGGCATAGCAGTAAGGACAACTCAAAGACGGTTGATAACAGTCAGACATCTCCTTCATCTGGAGTTGGCACTAATCTGGGATACTATTCGCGCAAGTCAACACCTGCAAAGATCTACAATTTTGTTTCAGAAGTATCTGTTGATGACAAGAACAAGAAACCAAGTGAACCGAGGATGGAAAGCTAG